Within the Acidipropionibacterium acidipropionici genome, the region CCCTCACCCTGCCGCGCTGTTCCTCCCGCAGCGCGTGGGTGAGGGCGCGCAGGGCGTACTTGGCGGCGGCGTAGACGGCCCCGCCCGCCCTGGGCGGGTTGATCCCCGAACCGGAGTTGATCATCACGACGTCACCGCCGGAGGCGCGCAGCAGCGGCAGCAGGAGCCGGGTGAGGTCGGCGACCGCCACCACGTCGACCTCCAGGACCCGTCGCCACTCATCGCGCCCGGTCTCGGCGATCGTCGAGTCACTGGAGCCCACGGCCGCGCAGTTCACCAGGGCGTCGAGGCGGGTCAGCCGGGAGACAGCCGCTGAGGTCGAGCGCTCGTCGGCGAGGTCGCAGACGAAGGGCTCGGCCGACGGCAGCCCGGCCACGACCTTCTCCACGGTCTCGGGTCGGGTGCCGCCCACCAGGATGTGGTGATCGCGCCCTAGTTCGAGGGCGATCGCCCGGCCGATCCCGCGCGAGGCGCCGGTCACCAGGACATGCCTGAGGTTCGGGTCAATCATGACCACACTCTAGGCGGGATCGATCCGGGGGCGCCCCGGATCCGCAGGCTCCGCGAGTCCCGATCCCGGGGCCCGGTCGTGCTGCGTCGGTGCTGCTGTGCGGTGCTGCCGTGAGGTG harbors:
- a CDS encoding SDR family oxidoreductase, whose translation is MIDPNLRHVLVTGASRGIGRAIALELGRDHHILVGGTRPETVEKVVAGLPSAEPFVCDLADERSTSAAVSRLTRLDALVNCAAVGSSDSTIAETGRDEWRRVLEVDVVAVADLTRLLLPLLRASGGDVVMINSGSGINPPRAGGAVYAAAKYALRALTHALREEQRGRVRVTSIHPGRVDTDMQVALQARAGRPYDPSEHLRPESVAATVRAALEASDEAMIEELSVRPVFTP